A region of Catharus ustulatus isolate bCatUst1 chromosome 9, bCatUst1.pri.v2, whole genome shotgun sequence DNA encodes the following proteins:
- the LOC117000149 gene encoding keratin-associated protein 10-11-like: MRRKTEFFVRAPFLCLWLCIPAGCEALCIPAECEALCIPANCEALCIPAECEALCIPANCEALCIPAECEALCIPANCEALCIPAECEALCIPANCEALCIPAECEALCIPAECEALCIPANCEALCIPANCEALCIPAGCEALCIPAECEALCIPAECEALCIPANCEALCIPAECEALCIPAECEALCIPAECEALCIPAECEALCIPAGCEALCIPANCEALCIPAGCEALCIPAECEALCIPAGYEALCIPAECEALCIPAECEALCIPAECEALCIPANCEALCIPVNCEALCIPAECEALCIPAGCEALCIPANCEALCIPAECEALCIPAECEALCIPAECEALCIPADRARSGSRRPAELGRVERKVFPPGGRRWRGGTGEEAGRDARAAPCRLAWRPALRGWDGRAGMRAAEEPRSGDLTLPEAT, encoded by the exons ATGCGCAGGAAGACGGAGTTTTTTGTTCGTGCTCCGTTCCT CTGTTTGTGGCTCTGCATCCCAGCCGGCTGCGAGGCTCTCTGCATCCCGGCTGAGTGCGAGGCTCTGTGCATCCCAGCTAACTGCGAGGctctctgcatcccagctgAGTGCGAGGCTCTCTGCATCCCAGCTAACTGCGAGGCTCTCTGCATCCCGGCTGAGTGCGAGGCTCTGTGCATCCCAGCTAACTGCGAGGctctctgcatcccagctgAGTGCGAGGCTCTCTGCATCCCGGCTAACTGCGAGGCTCTCTGCATCCCGGCTGAGTGCGAGGCTCTCTGCATCCCGGCTGAGTGCGAGGCTCTCTGCATCCCAGCTAACTGCGAGGCTCTCTGCATCCCAGCTAACTGCGAGGctctctgcatcccagctggCTGCGAGGctctctgcatcccagctgAGTGCGAGGctctctgcatcccagctgAGTGCGAGGCTCTCTGCATCCCAGCTAACTGCGAGGCTCTCTGCATCCCGGCTGAATGCGAGGCTCTCTGCATCCCGGCTGAGTGCGAGGCTCTCTGCATCCCGGCTGAGTGCGAGGctctctgcatcccagctgAGTGCGAGGCTCTCTGCATCCCGGCTGGCTGCGAGGCTCTCTGCATCCCAGCTAACTGCGAGGCTCTCTGCATCCCGGCTGGCTGCGAGGCTCTCTGCATCCCGGCTGAGTGCGAGGCTCTCTGCATCCCGGCTGGCTACGAGGctctctgcatcccagctgAGTGCGAGGCTCTCTGCATCCCGGCTGAGTGCGAGGctctctgcatcccagctgAGTGCGAGGCTCTCTGCATCCCAGCTAACTGCGAGGCTCTCTGCATCCCAGTTAACTGCGAGGctctctgcatcccagctgAGTGCGAGGCTCTCTGCATCCCGGCTGGCTGCGAGGCTCTCTGCATCCCAGCTAACTGCGAGGctctctgcatcccagctgAGTGCGAGGctctctgcatcccagctgAGTGCGAGGCTCTCTGCATCCCGGCTGAGTGCGAGGctctctgcatcccagctgA CCGTGCGCGGAGCGGCTCCCGGCGCCCCGCGGAGCTCGGCCGAGTTGAGCGCAAAGTTTTTCCGCCGGGAGGGAGGCGCTGGCGCGGCGGAACCGGAGAGGAGGCGGGGAGGGATGCTCGGGCAGCGCCGTGCCGCCTCGCCTGGCGGCCAGCACTGCGCGGCTGGGACGGGCGAGCGGGGATGCGAGCGGCGGAGGAGCCGCGCTCCGGGGATTTAACACTTCCAGAGGCAACTTAG